The following are from one region of the Muntiacus reevesi chromosome 3, mMunRee1.1, whole genome shotgun sequence genome:
- the LOC136163220 gene encoding C-X-C chemokine receptor type 2-like, whose amino-acid sequence MAETKYTSNMEEFSWFNYTDEDFGNYSYNTDLPSILPDSSPCRPESLDINKHAVVIIYALVFLLSLLGNSLVMLVILYSRVGRSVTDVYLLNLAMADLLFAMTLPIWAASKAKGWIFGTPLCKVVSLLKEVNFYSGILLLACISMDRYLAIVHATRTLTQKRHWVKFICLGIWALSVILALPIFIFRRTIHPPYSSAVCYEDLGANTTKWRMVMRVLPQTFGFLLPLLVMLFCYGLTLRTLFSAQMGQKHRAMRVIFAVVLVFLLCWLPYNLVLVMDTLMRLHVIPETCQRRNDIGRALDATEILGFLHSCLNPLIYVFIGQKFRHGLLKIMAIHGLISKEFLAKDGRPSFVGSSSGNTSTTL is encoded by the exons ATG GCTGAAACAAAATATACTTCAAATATGGAAGAATTTAGCTGGTTTAATTACACCGATGAAGATTTTGGCAATTACAGTTACAATACTGACCTGCCCTCTATTCTACCAGACTCTTCCCCATGTCGACCAGAATCTCTGGATATCAATAAGCATGCTGTGGTCATCATCTATGCCCTGGTCTTCCTGCTAAGCCTCCTGGGAAACTCCCTGGTGATGCTGGTCATCTTATACAGCCGGGTCGGTCGCTCTGTCACTGATGTCTACCTGCTGAACCTGGCCATGGCTGACCTGCTCTTCGCCATGACCTTACCTATCTGGGCCGCCTCCAAGGCAAAGGGCTGGATCTTCGGCACACCCCTTTGCAAGGTGGTCTCACTCCTGAAGGAAGTCAACTTCTACAGCGGTATCCTACTGCTGGCCTGCATCAGCATGGACCGCTACCTGGCCATTGTCCATGCCACACGTACGCTGACCCAGAAGCGCCACTGGGTCAAGTTCATATGTTTAGGCATCTGGGCCCTGTCTGTGATCCTGGCCCTGCCCATCTTCATCTTCCGCAGGACCATCCACCCACCCTATTCCAGTGCAGTCTGCTACGAGGACCTGGGTGCCAATACAACGAAATGGAGAATGGTGATGAGGGTCCTGCCCCAGACCTTTGGCTTCCTCCTACCCCTGCTGGTCATGCTGTTCTGCTATGGACTCACCCTGCGCACGCTGTTTTCAGCCCAAATGGGGCAGAAGCACCGGGCCATGCGGGTCATCTTTGCGGTCGTGCTCGTCTTCCTGCTCTGCTGGCTGCCCTACAACCTGGTCCTGGTCATGGACACCCTCATGAGGCTCCATGTGATCCCCGAGACCTGTCAGCGCCGCAACGATATTGGCCGGGCCCTGGACGCCACCGAGATCCTGGGCTTCCTGCACAGCTGCCTCAACCCTCTCATCTACGTCTTCATTGGCCAGAAGTTTCGCCACGGACTCCTCAAGATCATGGCCATCCATGGCCTGATCAGCAAGGAGTTCCTGGCCAAGGATGGCAGGCCTTCCTTTGTTGGCTCTTCTTCAGGGAACACATCTACTACCCTCTGA